The Gordonia mangrovi genome includes the window TCGAGTTGTCCGACCGGCCTGATGTCAACGGGGGTCGTGTCCCGGAATACCAGGTCGACGCCCCCGGCGCCGGTGGCCGCAGCTACCAGGTGCGGACCTACGGTTGCCAGATGAACGTGCACGATTCCGAACGCATCGCCGGACTCCTCGAAGACGCCGGCTACGTCAGGGCCGACGACGGGGACGACGCCGACCTGGTGGTGTTCAACACGTGTGCGATCCGGGAGAACGCGGACAACAAGCTCTACGGCAACCTCTCGCACCTCGCGCCGGTGAAATCCGACCGCCCGGGTATGCAGATCGCCGTCGGCGGTTGCCTGGCGCAGAAGGACAAGGACTCGGTGCTGCGCAAGGCGCCGTGGGTCGATGTGGTGTTCGGTACCCACAACATCGGATCGCTGCCGACGCTGCTCGAGCGAGCACGGCACAACGAATCGGCGCAGGTCGAGATCCTGGAGTCACTCGAACGATTCCCGTCGACGCTGCCGGCCAAGCGTGACTCGGCCTACTCCGGGTGGGTCTCGGTCTCGGTGGGCTGCAACAACACGTGCACCTTCTGCATCGTGCCGTCACTGCGCGGCAAAGAAGTCGACCGACGCCCCGGCGATGTCCTCGCCGAGGTGTCGGCGCTGGTCGAGCAGGGTGTGCTGGAGGTGACCCTGCTGGGTCAGAACGTGAACGCCTACGGTATGTCGTTCGCCGATCCGGACCAACCGCGTAACCGCGGTGCCTTCGCCGAACTGCTGCGGGCCTGCGGTGAGATCGATGGTCTCGAGCGCGTCAGGTTCACCTCGCCGCATCCGGCCGAGTTCACCGATGACGTCATCGACGCGATGGCCGAGACGCCCAACGTCTGTCCGCAACTGCACATGCCGTTGCAGTCCGGGTCCGACCGCATCCTGAAGTCGATGCGCCGTAGCTATCGGCAACGTAAGTTCCTCGGCATTCTCGAGAAGGTGCGCGCGGCGATGCCCCACGCGGCCATCACCACCGACATCATCGTC containing:
- the miaB gene encoding tRNA (N6-isopentenyl adenosine(37)-C2)-methylthiotransferase MiaB, with protein sequence MSDRPDVNGGRVPEYQVDAPGAGGRSYQVRTYGCQMNVHDSERIAGLLEDAGYVRADDGDDADLVVFNTCAIRENADNKLYGNLSHLAPVKSDRPGMQIAVGGCLAQKDKDSVLRKAPWVDVVFGTHNIGSLPTLLERARHNESAQVEILESLERFPSTLPAKRDSAYSGWVSVSVGCNNTCTFCIVPSLRGKEVDRRPGDVLAEVSALVEQGVLEVTLLGQNVNAYGMSFADPDQPRNRGAFAELLRACGEIDGLERVRFTSPHPAEFTDDVIDAMAETPNVCPQLHMPLQSGSDRILKSMRRSYRQRKFLGILEKVRAAMPHAAITTDIIVGFPGETEEDFQQTLDVVAAARFSSAFTFQYSPRPGTPAATMADQVPPEVVGERYRRLIELQEKICLEENQRLLGTEVELLVVADEGRKSADTGRRTGRARDGRLVHFAHHEQAGDEAIRPGDIVTTRVTGAAPHHLIADAGVDGHRRTRAGDAHAEARMPTTPPVGVGLGMPTIGVAPVEPVTVGCSGGCG